Proteins co-encoded in one Cyanobacteriota bacterium genomic window:
- a CDS encoding DUF3611 family protein, whose protein sequence is MFFQKKNRHSSIHRLAGQIRVIGNVCLWGQLVLGLVPAIVWLVILLNQSRTLGRSGISWLMGSLSILALIFSILWWFRNQQLARRLRKPNHRLRREGLQQSLEAGLVVNLFGMVVLMIAGLSYGWVLMAKVLTTTPQFTLTTSRPSIVPIDIMALLIIIHTVAAELVGVLGYLWLANQVDNYEGEFTPLLEEASSNS, encoded by the coding sequence ATGTTCTTTCAAAAGAAAAACAGACACAGTAGCATTCATCGTCTTGCTGGGCAAATTCGGGTCATAGGGAATGTGTGCTTGTGGGGACAGTTGGTGTTGGGTTTGGTACCAGCGATTGTTTGGTTAGTGATCTTGCTTAACCAAAGCCGCACCTTGGGACGATCTGGTATAAGCTGGCTGATGGGGAGCCTGTCGATTCTAGCGCTCATCTTTTCCATTCTGTGGTGGTTTCGCAACCAGCAATTGGCACGCAGATTGCGCAAGCCTAACCATCGCTTGCGTCGGGAAGGCTTGCAACAGTCTCTAGAAGCCGGCCTAGTTGTTAACCTGTTTGGCATGGTCGTGCTAATGATTGCTGGTCTAAGCTATGGCTGGGTGTTAATGGCCAAGGTATTAACAACAACTCCCCAGTTTACGCTGACTACCTCTCGTCCGTCGATCGTCCCCATAGACATCATGGCACTCCTGATTATCATCCACACCGTTGCGGCTGAGTTAGTCGGTGTTTTGGGATATTTGTGGCTTGCGAACCAAGTCGATAACTACGAGGGCGAATTTACACCGTTATTAGAGGAGGCTAGTAGTAATTCGTGA
- a CDS encoding uroporphyrinogen-III synthase, with protein MLQSSQDLLLAGKTVLVTRPEGQNSTFSESLQALGATVLEMPALAIVPPSSWDAVDTAIAHLAEYDWLILASANGVEYFLQRCHQLGQHLENFTQLKVAVVGKKTAHCLQQFGIQPALIPTNFVADALVAELCQREAIAGQRILFPRVESGGREVLVQELTAQGAIVTEVAAYQSGCPDRMTPEVWAAIQAQAIDIVTFTSSKTVHCFWQLLTAQGGSHNNLEGITIASIGPQTSETCRSVLGRVDVEAEEFTLEGLSRAIAQWAIVQNSPSISDHK; from the coding sequence TTAGCTGGCAAAACAGTTTTAGTAACTCGGCCAGAAGGTCAAAACAGTACTTTCAGTGAGTCTTTGCAAGCTCTAGGAGCAACGGTTCTGGAAATGCCTGCACTGGCGATCGTGCCTCCGTCTAGTTGGGATGCTGTAGATACTGCAATCGCTCATCTAGCTGAGTATGACTGGCTAATTCTGGCATCAGCTAATGGTGTTGAGTATTTTTTGCAACGCTGCCATCAGCTTGGTCAACACCTAGAGAATTTTACCCAGTTAAAGGTTGCTGTTGTCGGCAAAAAAACGGCTCACTGTTTGCAGCAGTTTGGCATTCAACCAGCGTTGATTCCGACTAATTTTGTCGCCGATGCGTTAGTGGCTGAGCTTTGCCAGCGAGAGGCAATCGCAGGGCAGCGCATTCTTTTCCCCCGTGTGGAGAGTGGTGGTCGCGAGGTCTTGGTGCAAGAGTTAACAGCTCAGGGAGCGATCGTGACTGAGGTAGCGGCCTATCAATCCGGTTGCCCTGATCGAATGACACCAGAGGTATGGGCAGCTATCCAAGCTCAGGCCATTGATATCGTCACCTTTACCAGCTCTAAGACAGTGCACTGTTTTTGGCAATTGTTAACAGCTCAGGGTGGATCCCACAACAATTTGGAGGGAATAACGATTGCGTCGATCGGCCCTCAAACATCAGAAACATGCCGCAGCGTACTAGGTCGAGTTGATGTGGAGGCTGAGGAATTTACCCTGGAGGGGTTAAGCCGTGCAATTGCTCAATGGGCGATCGTCCAAAACAGTCCATCAATAAGCGATCACAAATAG